CATTTCTTACTCCCGAAATTACTATTCACAGAATTGAAAGAACGTATCCCCCAGAGGGGAAACCCGCGGAACAATAACAACTGCCCCAACGATTGTCAAGGCAGTTGTTATTGATTCGCATTTTTTATTGTAATGCGCTGAGTTTACTCAGAAACTTCTTCGGCCGTAACGGCGTCGTCAGTCTCCTCTTCCTCAGCATTAACCACTTCCTCTTCAGGTTCAGGCGTCATCAACGTCGCACTGCGGTATTTCACGATGCCGGTACCTGCCGGAATCAGACGTCCCATGATGACGTTTTCTTTCAAACCACGCAAATGGTCGACCTTACCTTCAATTGATGCCTGGGTAAGAACTTTGGTGGTCTCTTGGAACGACGCCGCCGAAATGAATGATTCCGTCGACAGAGAGGCCTTGGTAATACCCAGCATAATCGGTTCACCAACGGCCGGCTGGCCATCCTGCTCCATGATGCGGTCGTTTTCAATTTCAAAGTCGACACGCGACACTTGATCGTCAAGCAGGAAGTCTGTATCCCCCACTTCGATAATGCGGACACGACGCAACATTTGACGAACAATCGTCTCAATGTGCTTGTCATTGATGGCAACACCCTGCAAGCGATAAACCTCTTGAACTTCGTCAACCAGGTATTTAGCCAACTCTTTTTCACCAAGAACGCGCAGGATATCATGCGGATTGCGAGGACCATCCATCAAGGGCTCACCAGCCAGGACATTATCACCTTCATGCACGTTGATATGCTTACCCTTGGGAATCAGATATTCAATCGGCTCACCCACCTCCGGGGTCACGACAACCTTGCGCTTACCCTTGGAGTCCTTACCGAAGGTTACGACGCCATCAATCTCGGTGAGAACGGCAAACTCTTTGGGCTTACGTGCCTCAAACAGTTCAGCAACGCGCGGCAGACCACCGGTGATATCCTTGGTTTTGGTGGTCTCACGCGGAATCTTCGCCAGGACATCACCAGCCTGAACCAGCTCATCCTCAGGGATGATAATGTTGGCTCCGACCGGCAACATATAACGAGCAGCCAAACCATTGGGCAGCTTCACCGAACGACCCTCTTCGTCTTTCAGGGTCAGACGGGGACGTTTGTCTGTTGCCTTGGACTCAATGATAACCTTACGCGACAAACCGGTAACATCATCGACCTTTTCGTCCATGGTCACACCACTGATCACATCACCGAAGTGAACACGACCACCAACCTCAGTCAGAATCGGCATGGTGTACGGGTCCCACTCAGCGAGCAATGCTCCTGCCGTGATCTTGGTGCCCGGATCAAACATGACACGTGAACCGTAAACCAGAGCATGACGCTCCCGCTCGCGTCCGGTTTCATCGACAATGACAATTTCACCATTACGACTCATGACAACATGATGACCCTCACGGTCGACGACGGTTTTCAGGTTACTAAACTGCAACTCACCGTCAAAGCGAGCCTCAAGAGAGGTCTGCTCGGCACGACGCGAGGCCGTACCACCGATGTGGAAGGTCCGCATGGTCAGCTGGGTTCCAGGCTCACCAATGGATTGAGCCGCAATAACACCAACAGCTTCACCAAGGTTAACCATATGACCACGAGCCAGATCTCGACCATAACAGGTGGCGCAAATACCATGGCGACTCTTACAGGTCAGGACCGAACGGATATAGAGCTTCTCAATTCCGGCCTGCTCAATCTTATTGACCAGAACTTCGTCAATCTCCTGATTGGCAGCAACAATGACGTCACCGGTCACCGGATCACAGACATCCTCAAGAGCAGCACGACCAAGGATACGGTCACCCAAAGATTCGATAACCTCACCACCCTCAGTCAGAGAACTGACCAGGATACCATCAATGGTGCCACAATCCTTCTCCGTGATAATAGCATCCTGAGCAACATCAACGAGACGACGCGTCAGATATCCGGAGTTCGCGGTTTTCAGCGCGGTATCCGCCAGACCCTTACGTGCACCGTGAGTCGAGATGAAGTACTGGAGTACGGTCAGACCTTCACGGAAATTCGCTGTAATCGGTGTTTCAATGATCTCACCGGACGGCTTGGCCATCAAACCACGCATACCGGCCAACTGACGAATCTGCTGGGCACTACCACGAGCACCGGAATCGGCCATCATGTGAATGGCATTAAATGAAGACGCCTCAACGGTCTCGCCAGACTCAGACTCAAACCGATCCACAGACAGGTCACCCAACATTGTCGAAGCGATGTCCTCAGTACACTTGGCCCAGATATCGACAACCTTATTGTAGCGTTCTCCGTCAGTGATCAAACCTTCAGTGTACTGATTCTGAATTTCCGTGACTTCGGCAACAGCGGCATCAATGTAATCCTGCTTTGATTCAGGAACCACCATATTGTCGAGACAGATGGAGATACCCGCAATTGTCGAGAAACGGTAACCGGTCTGCTTAAGACGGTCCGCCAGGATAACGGTTTCCTTATTGCCAGCGAGGCGGAAGCTTGCATCAACAAGCTCAGCCACCTGCTTCTTGGTCATGACCTTATTAATGTAATCGAAAGGGATCACCCGAGGCACAACTTCGCGCAACAGCACACGACCAACAGATGTTTCAATCAACTCAGGATCCGTACCGTCAGCACGACACATCCGCACTTTTACTCCAGCCTGGAGATCGACCTCACCGGAATCATAAGCAATACGCACTTCACTCTCTGAGGCAAAAATCTTTCCGGAGCCCAGAACAAAAGGACGAATTCGCGACATGTAATAGATGCCGAGGATCATGTCCTGTGACGGTACGATAATCGGCTTACCGTTCGCAGGTGACAGGATATTGTTGGTCGACATCATCAAAACGCGCGCTTCGATCTGACTCTCGATGGACAACGGCAGGTGAACCGCCATCTGGTCACCGTCAAAGTCAGCGTTAAATGCGGTACAGACCAGCGGGTGCAACTGAATCGCCTTGCCTTCGACCAGAACAGGCTCGAAGGCCTGGATGCCGAGGCGGTGCAAGGTCGGAGCACGGTTCAACATAACCGGGTGCTCTTTAATGACCTCTTCAAGAACGTCCCAGACCTCACCCTTCTCTTTCTCAACCAGCTTTTTGGCACTCTTGATTGTGGTACAGAAACCACGCTCTTCAAGCTTGTTGTAGATAAACGGCTTGAACAGCTCCAAGGCCATTTTCTTTGGTAAACCACATTGGTGCAGCTTTAGCTCAGGGCCAACAACGATAACTGAACGTCCGGAGTAATCCACACGCTTACCCAGCAGATTCTGACGGAAACGACCACCTTTACCTTTGAGCATATCGGAGAGCGACTTGAGCGGACGTTTGTTGGGGCCGGTAATGGCCCGACCACGGCGACCGTTGTCAAACAGAGCGTCAACCGCCTCCTGCAACATCCGTTTTTCATTACGGATAATAACTTCAGGAGCACGCAGCTCCATTAAACGCTTCAAGCGGTTATTACGATTAATCACCCGTCGATACAGGTCATTAAGGTCTGAGGTTGCAAAACGTCCGCCATCCAAAGGCACCAGCGGGCGTAGCTCTGGCGGCAGCACCGGGATCGTTTCGAGAATCATCCACTCAGGACGATTGCCACTACGGGTAAACGCATTGATAACTTTGAGACGCTTGGCCACTTTTTTACGTTTGGCCTCACTGGACGACTCACGCATCTCGACACGCAACTCTTCAGCGATCTCTTCAAGGTCCAATGCTGCTAACAGCTCACGAACCGCTTCAGCACCCATGCTGGCTGTAAATTGACCTGCAAACTCATCCATCAGCTCACGATACTTGTCTTCCGTGAGTATCTGACCAACTTCGAGCTGACTGTCACCCTTATCAAGAACAACGTAGGCCTCGAAATATAGAACCTTTTCCAGTTCCTTCAAAGTCATGTCTAGCAGAGTACCGATCCGTGACGGCAACGACTTCAAAAACCAGATATGCGCAACAGGACAAGCGAGATCAATATGCGCCAGACGCTCACGACGCACCTTGCTCGGAATGACCTCGACACCGCACTTCTCACAGACAATGCCGCGGTGTTTCATGCGCTTATATTTACCGCAATTACACTCGTAGTCTTTGACCGGACCAAAGATTTTAGCGCAGAACAGACCATCGCGTTCCGGCTTAAAGGTCCGATAATTAATCGTCTCCGGCTTCTTCACCTCACCAAAGGACCGTTCGCGAATCGTCTCCGGGGAAGACAACGACAAACGGATAGTGTCAAAACTCAACGGATCTTTGGGGCGCTCAAATAAGCTGAAAATATCTTCCAAAACTCATCTCCTCAAGGGATGGCAGATTACTTTTCTTCGTCTTCCAACAGTTCCACATCGAGGCACAAGGACTGCAGCTCTTTGATCAGAACGTTAAACGACTCCGGCAGCCCTGCTTCCAGGGTATGACGACCTTTAACAATCGCTTCATACATGCGTGTCCGGCCGGCGACATCGTCGGATTTGACCGTCAGGAATTCTTGCAGAGCGTGCGACGCACCATAGGCTTCCATGGCCCAAACCTCCATCTCACCCAAACGCTGTCCACCGAATTGGGCTTTACCGCCCAACGGTTGCTGGGTCACCAGACTGTAAGGACCGATACTCCGTGCATGGATTTTATCATCAACCAAGTGGTGCAATTTCAACATGTACATGATACCAACGGTGACTTTTTCTTTGAATGCTTCACCCGTCTTACCATTATACAGTGTCATTTGCCCCGACGGAGAGAATCCGGAACGGGTAATCTGTTCTTTAATCATGGACTCGCTGACACCCTCAAAGACAGGTGTCGCCATAGGAATTCCCGGCGCCAGACGCTTAGCCAGTTTGTTGACATCCATTTCTGACAAGTCGTCAAGGAATGGATTCAATTCCTGATCATCATAAACATCCTTGATCTTCTCGCGCAGCTCATTGTGCGTGTGTTGGCGATCCAGAACTTCCTGGATCTGATTACCCAAACCACGCGCAGCCAGACCCAGATGGATCTCAAGAATCTGCCCGACATTCATACGAGAAGGAACACCCAACGGGTTCAGAACAATCTCAACCGGCGTACCGTCTTCCGAGTAGGGCATATCTTCGACAGGCAAAATCCGTGACAGAACACCTTTGTTACCGTGACGTCCGGCCATTTTATCACCCACCGACAACTTACGCTTGATGGCAATATAAATCTTAACCATCTTAATTACGCCAGGAGGCAGATCATCGCCGCGCTTAATCTTATCGATTTTGTCTGAAAAAACCCGCTTGATCAGCTCTTCGCGATCAGCCAGACCACGCATCAGCTCAGCGACACGATCCTCGATCGCTTCACCATCAACCAGAGAAATCTCCTGGAAACGCGCAACAGAAAGCGCTTCAAGCTGATCAGCCTCAAGTACGCTGTTTTTCTTCAGCAGAACTTTACCGTCATCGTCCGTGACTGATGCCGCCAGCTTATTGCCGCAAAGAAGATCAGTCAGCTTGTGGCGGGCGGATTCACGAATAATACGAATTTCATCATTCTGGTCTTTGAGCAATTTATCAATTTCATGCTGCTCAATCTTTTCGGTACGGCTGTCTTTATCAGAGCCTTTGCGTGAGAACACACGAGCGCCGATAACAACCCCTTCCACGCCAGGTGGAACCCGAAGTGACGTGTCGCGAACATCGCCGGCTTTCTCGCCAAAGATGGCACGGAGCAACTTTTCTTCGGGAGACAACTGCGTTTCACCTTTAGGCGTGATCTTACCTACCAGAATATCGCCCGGCTTGACTTCAGCACCGATGCGGATAATGCCACTCTCATCAAGATCCTTCAGTGCATCATCGCCAAGGTTTGGAATATCGTCAGTAATCTCTTCCTTGCCGAGCTTGGTATCGCGAGCAACGCACTCAAACTCCTCAATGTGAATCGAGGTATAACGGTCTTCCTTAACCAGTTTCTCGGAAATCAGGATGGAGTCCTCAAAGTTGTAACCTTCCCAAGGCATAAAGGCGACCAGGACATTTTGCCCCAGACCCAATTCACCCCACTGCGTAGAAGGGCCATCCGCGATAATCGCACCGCGCTCAACATGGTCGCCAACCTCAACAATCGGCTTCTGATTCAGGCAGGTATTCTGGTTGGAACGGATAAACTTGATCAGGTTGTAAATATCAACCCCGGTTCCCGTTTCATCGTCCTGTCCTTCATCAATGCGCACCACAATACGTGAGGCATCGACAGACTCAACCACACCGTCATGGCGGGCAACAACGGCAGCACCGGAGTCGTGGGCGACAATGCGCTCCATGCCGGTACCGACAAGAGGTGCATCAGCACGCAGCAGCGGAACAGCTTGACGCTGCATGTTCGATCCCATCAAGGCACGGTTGGCGTCATCATTCTCCAAGAAAGGAATCAGTGCTGCGGCAACTGACACCAGCTGCTTGGGAGAAACATCCATCAGCTGAATATCTTCGCGACGCAACATCATGAACTCGCCGCTTTGTCGTGCATTGATCACTTCATTGACAAAGCACCCATCATCATCCAGCTCAGCATTAGCCTGAGCAATCGCATGCCCCTCTTCCTCCAACGCGGAGAAATATTTAATCTCGCTGGTGACACGACCATCCTGAACCAAACGATACGGCGTCTCAACAAAGCCGTGCTCATTGATGCGGGCATAGGTTGACAGTGATGCAATCAAACCGATATTCGGCCCCTCAGGTGTTTCGATCGGACAGACACGGCCATAGTGAGTCGGGTGAACGTCACGTACCTCAAAACCGGCGCGCTCGCGAGTCAAACCGCCGGGTCCGAGAGCTGAAAGACGGCGTTTATGGGTGATTTCAGACAGCGGGTTGGTCTGATCCATAAACTGGGAAAGCTGTGACGAACCGAAGAACTCCTTAACCACAGCAGACACCGGCTTGGAATTGATCAGGTCGTGCGGCATCAAGCTGTCCACTTCCTGCAGACTCATGCGCTCCTTGATTGCACGCTCCATCCGTACCAAACCAACACGGTACTGATTCTCAAGCAATTCGCCAACAGCACGAACACGACGATTGCCCAAGTGGTCAATATCATCGACATGACCTTTACCATTGCGCAAATCGATCAGATAGCGGACGACTTCAAGGATATCTTCCTTGGTCAGAGTCCGGTGTTCAAGCGGCGTTTCCACACCAAGCTTATAGTTTAATTTCAAACGGCCGACAACGGACAGATCATAGCGTTCAGAATTGAAGAACAACCCTTCAAACAGCGCCGTCGCACTGCGAACCGTCGGCGGATCGCCAGGACGTAGACGACGATAGATTTCAATCATCGCATCTTCTGGATTGTTGACGGTATCCTGCAGCAGCGTATCACGCAGATACGGACCGACATACAGGTTATCAATAAACAGGACGTCAACAGAGGTAATCCCTTTTTCACGCAGCAACTGAATACCGGTTTCGGTCAGTTCCTGATTACACTCAATGAGAACTTCACCGGTTTCAGTGTCGACCACATCAGTCGCAACAACCTTACCGAGAACCTCACTCTCATCAATCGCAATCGTCTCAAGACCGCTTTCAGAAATCTTACGAATTGCTGCTTTGGTGAATTTGCGATTGGCCTTAACCAGAACATCGCCATTCGGAGCGACAACATCAAGAACGGTACGTTGACCGGCGAGCAGATCAAGATTAACCGTCTTGGTGTAGCCCTCAGCATTAATCTGCAACGTCTCGGTGTCGTAATAATATTTTAAAAGCTCCTCAGCGCTGTAACCCAATGCTTGCAACAGCACGGTTGCCGGCAACTTACGCCGACGGTCAATGCGCACATAGAGGATATCTTTATGGTCAAAATCGAAATCGAGCCACGAACCACGATAAGGAATCACCCGAGCATTATAAAGCAGCTTGCCACTCGAATGGGTTTTACCTTTGTCGTGATCGTAGAAAACACCGGGGGAGCGATGCAGCTGACTGACAATAACCCGCTCGGTGCCATTTATGATAAAGGTGCCGTTTTCAGTCATCAAAGGAATTTCACCGAAGTAAACTTCTTGTTCCTTGATATCGCGAATAGACTGCACACCGGTATCCTTGTCCACGTCCCATGAAACAAGACGAACACGGACTTTTACCGGAGCGGCAAAGGTCATACCACGCTGATGGCACTCTTCGACATCGTATTTAGGGACTTCCAGCACATAAGAGACATATTCCAATGAACATGTTTCACTGAAGTCGCGGATGGGAAAAACGGAGCGAAAAACCGCTTCAAGACCGATATTCTGACGGGCAGAAGCAGGCAGGTCCGCCTGAAGAAAGCGTTTATACGAGTTTTTCTGAATATCGATGAGATTGGGAATTTCGATAATTCGCTGAATTTCAGAAAAATGCTTGCGCAATAACTGGTTATTCGCGATCGAATAAGCCATGGCCACTCCTTAAGAAAAGAACGTAGAACAGCCAAGGCCGCAAAGACGACCTTGGCTTCGTGCAGAAATATCGAGGGATTTACTACTTGAGCTCGACAGAAGCGCCAGCTTCTTCGAGTTGTTTCTTGATGTCTTCAGCTTCTTCCTTAGCAGCAGCTTCTTTAACAGTGCTGGGAGCGCCGTCAACCATCTCTTTGGCTTCTTTGAGGCCCAGACCGGTAACAGAACGAACAACTTTGATAACGTTGATTTTCTTGTCGCCAGCGCCAGTCAGAACAACGTCAAACTCAGTCTTCTCTTCAGCAGCAGCACCGGCATCGCCAGCAGGGCCGGCAGCAGCAACAGCAACAGGAGCTGCAGCAGAAACACCAAATTTGTCTTCCAGTTCTTTTACCAGTTCAGACAGTTCAAGAACAGACATGTTCTCGATAAATTCAATTACTTGCTCTTTTGTGATATCAGCCATGATTTTTCTCCGTCAATATGATGAATGCTAAAGCACTTCGTTTACTAGTGATTATTGTTATGCAGCCTTCTGATCTCTGATGGCGCCAAGCACCTGAACCAGAGAACGTGGCACTGCAGCCAGAACACCAACAAAGTTGGATACCGGCGCATTGATCGATCCAAGCATTTTGCCCAACAGAACCTCGCGGCTCGGCAGTTCAGCCAATGCTTTCACTTCGCCTTCACTAAGGATTTTACCTTCAAGAACTGCTGTTTTCAGCTCAAAGAACTTACTGTCTTTGGCATATTCAGCCAGAACTTTTGCCGGTGCAACCGGATCTTCCTGGGCGATTGCAATTGCAGTCGGACCTTGAAGATAGTCACCCAGACACTCAAAATCGGTTCCCTTAGCAGCCAGACGAAGCAGGGTATTTTTTACAACGCGATACTCAACACCAGCACCACGAAGCTTACCACGCAACTCGTTAACTTCGTCGACATTCAATCCACGATAATCAGCAACAAACGCAGCTTTTGCCGTGGCCAGTTTGGCAGCGAACTCTTCAACAAGTTGTACTTTATTATCTGTAGCCATCCACTCTCCTCCTTTCCTAGATTTCTAGAAGTAATACTCCCTGTTCAGTCGTTGAAAACCGAAGGAAGATCACGGAGTGGTCTTTTTCAGTCTCGGCAGGCGTTGTTGCACATTAAACCACAGGGTACCTGCTGTCTTAGACAGGGAACTTACTAAACAACAGCGCCGGAGACACTCCGGCACTGCTGGTTATAGCGTTATTCAATTATGTTACTTCACCAGAGCCTGAATGCCCGGGACGTCAACCTGAATACCAGGCCCCATCGTACTTGAGAGACTGATTTTCTTCAGGTAGGTTCCCTTAGCCGTTGACGGCTTGGCTTTAACCAGAGCGTCCATCAGAGAAACAACATTGTCCTGAAGCTTGTCTGCATCAAAGGAGACCTTGCCAACCGGAGCATGGATAATACCGGCTTTTTCAACACGGTATTCTACTTTACCCGATTTGGACTCGCCAACAGCGCGGCCAACATCAAAGGTAACTGTTCCAACTTTCGGGTTCGGCATCAGGCCACGGGGACCAAGAAGGCGACCAATTTTACCGACAACACCCATCATATCAGGAGTTGCAATTGCGGTATCAAAGTCGAACCAACCGCCCTGGATTTTCTCAACAAGGTCATCGCCGCCGACAAAGTCGGCACCGGCATCGAGAGCTTCCTGTGCTTTTTCACCTTTGGCGAACACCAGAACGCGGACCGACTTACCCAAACCATGGGGAAGTACGACGGCACCACGAACCATCTGATCGGCCTTACGCGGGTCAACCCCGAGACGTACGGTCAGATCAACGGTCTCATCAAATTTGGCAAAAGCGGCCCCTTTGACCAATTCAACGGCGTCACTCAATGAATAAGCAACAGCTCTGTCAACTTTTCCTTTTGCAGCGATACTGTTTTTACCTGTAGCCATGTGCTGTCACTCCAACTTTATTCGACTTCAAGACCCATACTGCGTGCAGTACCAGCAATGGTGCGCACAGCCGCGTCTTCATCAAATGCATTCAGATCCGGCATCTTGATACGTGCAATCTCAAGAACCTGATCCATCGTTACCTTCCCAACCTTGTTCTTGTTGGGGACTCCGGACCCTTTGGCAATCTTCGCTGCTTTCAACAGCAGAACTGCTGCCGGTGGGGTCTTGGTGATAAAGCTGAAAGACCTGTCTGCAAAGACAGTGATTACAACAGGGATAATCATCCCATCATCACCTTGCGTCTTGGCATTAAATGCCTTGCAGAATTCCATGATATTAACACCATGTTGACCCAGTGCCGGGCCGACAGGAGGTGAAGGGTTTGCCTTACCCGCCGGAATTTGCAGCTTAATTTGTCCAACTACTTTCTTGGCCATTACCTACTCCTTAACTATTTGCCCAGCCTAACTGGTCTTTTCAACCTGTATAAAATCCAGCTCAACAGGGGTAACACGGCCAAATATACTTACCATGACCTTGAGCTTGCCCTTGTCAGGCTTAACATCTTCGACAATACCGGTAAAATTGAGAAACGGACCATCAACAACCCGAACCGTTTCACCAACTTCGTACTGAACTTTTGGCTTGGGACGCTCAGCTCCCTCTTCCATGCGCGCCGTGATCTTTTCTACTTCGGCATCAGGGATAGGAGGAGGTGTTGTACCGCCACCGACAAAACCAGTTACCTTGGCTGTGTCCTTGACGATATGCCACGTCTCATTATTCAATTCCATCTGAACTAAAATATAGCCAGGGAAAAACTTCCGCGTGGAAGTCTTACGCTCGCCATTCTTTAGCTCAACGACCACTTCGGACGGAACCAGAACCTCACCAAAAAGGTCCTCAGCTCCCAACATCTTAATTCGCTCTTCAAGGTTCAGCTTTACTTTATTTTCAAACCCTGAATATGTATGTACGCCATACCACTGCATCGCCATCGTCATGTTCCCTTTTTAGCTGAGCAAATTCTTCACAAGTACAGACAAGATATTGTCAACACCCCACAAGAATACTGCCACCAGCAACACAAAAGCGATCACCACCACCGTCGATGCATAGGTGTCCTTCCTGGTCGGCCAGGTCACCTTAATCAGTTCACTTTTAACGTTGCCGAGAAACCCCGATACCTTTGCAATCACGTAATAACCTCAAGACGTTGGAAGTAAAATTGGCAGGCCAGGAGGGATTCGAACCCCCAACACCCGGTTTTGGAGACCGGTGCTCTAGCCATTAGAGCTACTGGCCTGCAACACTTAAAACATAACGTTTCAGCTACTTCGTCTCACGATGCAGAGTGTGGCGACGATCAAAACGGCAATACTTCTTAAATTCAAGACGATCCGGAAGATTGCGCTTGTTCTTAGTCGTCGTATAGTTACGTTGCTTACACTCTGTGCACGCCAGAGTTATAATATCACTCATTTTTATTCTCCGCTGGCGCTCCCGAAAAAAACAGGAGCGCCAGTCAAAGGTTAACTATCTACTCAATAACTTCGCTGACAACACCGGCGCCGACAGTACGACCACCTTCGCGAATCGCGAAGCGCAGCTCTTTGTCCATGGCGATCGGGGTGATCATTTCGACGGTCATGGCGATGTTATCGCCAGGCATAACCATCTCAACACCTTCAGGCAGCTCTACAACACCGGTGACGTCAGTGGTACGGAAGTAGAACTGAGGACGATAGCCTTTGAAGAACGGCGTATGACGACCGCCCTCTTCTTTAGTCAGAATATAGGCTTCGGCCTTAAACTTGGTGTGAGGAGTGATGCTGCCGGGCTTGGCCAGAACTTGACCACGCTCAATATCTTCACGCTTAACACCGCGCAGCAACAGACCAACATTGTCGCCAGCCTGACCTTGATCGAGCAGCTTGCGGAACATCTCAACGCCGGTGACGGTTGTCTTGGTGGTAGCTTTCATGCCAACAATCTCAACTTCCTCACCAACTTTAACAATGCCACTCTCAACACGACCGGTAGCAACCGTACCACGACCTGAGATGGAGAAGACGTCCTCAACCGGCATCAGGAAGGCTTGATCGATTGCACGCTCAGGCTCGGGAACATAGGCATCAACCTCGTTCATCAGGTCGATGATGCATTGCTCCTCAGGAGCACCCTGGTCAGCTTCGAGAGCCTTAAGGGCGGAACCTGCAACGATAGGCAGGTCATCACCAGGAAAGTCATAAGCGG
The nucleotide sequence above comes from Desulfuromonas acetoxidans DSM 684. Encoded proteins:
- the rplA gene encoding 50S ribosomal protein L1 — encoded protein: MATGKNSIAAKGKVDRAVAYSLSDAVELVKGAAFAKFDETVDLTVRLGVDPRKADQMVRGAVVLPHGLGKSVRVLVFAKGEKAQEALDAGADFVGGDDLVEKIQGGWFDFDTAIATPDMMGVVGKIGRLLGPRGLMPNPKVGTVTFDVGRAVGESKSGKVEYRVEKAGIIHAPVGKVSFDADKLQDNVVSLMDALVKAKPSTAKGTYLKKISLSSTMGPGIQVDVPGIQALVK
- the rplK gene encoding 50S ribosomal protein L11; translation: MAKKVVGQIKLQIPAGKANPSPPVGPALGQHGVNIMEFCKAFNAKTQGDDGMIIPVVITVFADRSFSFITKTPPAAVLLLKAAKIAKGSGVPNKNKVGKVTMDQVLEIARIKMPDLNAFDEDAAVRTIAGTARSMGLEVE
- the nusG gene encoding transcription termination/antitermination protein NusG; protein product: MAMQWYGVHTYSGFENKVKLNLEERIKMLGAEDLFGEVLVPSEVVVELKNGERKTSTRKFFPGYILVQMELNNETWHIVKDTAKVTGFVGGGTTPPPIPDAEVEKITARMEEGAERPKPKVQYEVGETVRVVDGPFLNFTGIVEDVKPDKGKLKVMVSIFGRVTPVELDFIQVEKTS
- the secE gene encoding preprotein translocase subunit SecE, which produces MIAKVSGFLGNVKSELIKVTWPTRKDTYASTVVVIAFVLLVAVFLWGVDNILSVLVKNLLS
- the rpmG gene encoding 50S ribosomal protein L33; the protein is MSDIITLACTECKQRNYTTTKNKRNLPDRLEFKKYCRFDRRHTLHRETK
- the tuf gene encoding elongation factor Tu, which translates into the protein MAKEKFERTKPHVNIGTIGHVDHGKTTLTAAITKVMAGLGQAEARAFDQIDNAPEERERGITIATAHVEYETESRHYAHVDCPGHADYVKNMITGAAQMDGAILVVSAADGPMPQTREHILLARQVGVPAIVVFLNKADMVDDEELMELVELEVRELLSAYDFPGDDLPIVAGSALKALEADQGAPEEQCIIDLMNEVDAYVPEPERAIDQAFLMPVEDVFSISGRGTVATGRVESGIVKVGEEVEIVGMKATTKTTVTGVEMFRKLLDQGQAGDNVGLLLRGVKREDIERGQVLAKPGSITPHTKFKAEAYILTKEEGGRHTPFFKGYRPQFYFRTTDVTGVVELPEGVEMVMPGDNIAMTVEMITPIAMDKELRFAIREGGRTVGAGVVSEVIE